The Megalops cyprinoides isolate fMegCyp1 chromosome 19, fMegCyp1.pri, whole genome shotgun sequence genome has a window encoding:
- the ints1 gene encoding integrator complex subunit 1 isoform X1, whose translation MNRPKPPTIRRPSTAKPSGHPPPGDFIALGSKSQAGEPKAPAVLLKPASTGLPPDRKRETTSSLPSSSGLSSLSKRPKLSTPPVSALGRLADVAAVDKRAISPSIKEPSVVPIEVPPAVLLDEIEAAESEGNDDRIEGVLCGAVKQLKMNRAKPDSTLYLSLMFLAKIKPNVFATEGVIEALCSLLRRDASINFKAKGNSLVSVLACNLLMAAYEEDENWPEIFVKVYIEDSLGERIWVDSSHCKNFVDNIQTAFTTKMPPKSMLLQTDTGRSGGDLSAGSSPHPSTPDEDDSQTELLIAEEKLSPEDEGQVMPRYEELAESVEDYVLDVLRDQLNRRQPMDNVSRNLLRLLTATCGYKEVRLMAVQRLEMWLQNPKLTRPAQDLLMSLCMNCNTHGTEDMEVVSNLIKIRLKPKVLLNHYMLCVRELLNAHRDNLGTMVKLVIFNELSNARNPNNMQVLHTVLQHSPEQAPKFLAMVFQDLLTNKDDYLRASRALLREIIKQTKHEINFQSFCLGLMQERKEASYVDMEFKERFVIQVTDLLTVSMMLGITAQVKEAGIAWDKGEKKNLEVLRSFQNQIAAIQRDAVWWLHTVVPTISKVGPKDYVHCLHKVLFTEQPETYYKWDNWPPESDRNFFLRLCSEVPLLEDTLMRILVIGLSRDLPLGPADAMELADHLVKRAAGVQSDDLDVLKVERIQLIDAVLNLCTYHHPENIQLPAGYQPPNLAISTLYWKAWLLLLVVAAFNPQKIGLAAWDGYPTLKMLMEMVMTNNYSYPPCTVADEETKTEMINRELQISQREKQEILAFESHLAAASTKQTITENNSLLLSQLTSLDPQGPPRRPPPHIQEQVKSLNQSLRLGHLLCRSRSPDFLLNIIQRQASSQSMPWLADLVQSSEGSLDVLPVQCLCEFLLHDAADDSSPVEDEEEGESKEQRAKKRQRQQKQRQLLGRLQDLLLGPKADEQTTCEVLDYFLRRLSSSQVASRVLAMKGLSLVLSEGGLRDGEERDQPMEEDSRDAELLPGYQWLLQDLPKLPLFDSVRGMTSSALQQAIHMETDPQTISAYLIYLSQHAPVEEQALHNDLALDVARLIVERSTIMNSLFCKHSCRPESDAVLSALIAIFSAYIRRMRKTKEGEDLYSWSESQDQVFLRWTTGETATMHILVVHAMVILLTLGPPKGDSDFYNLLDIWFPDKKPLPTAFLVDTSEEALLLPDWLKLRMIRSEVSRLVDAALQDLEPQQLLLFVQSFGIPVSSMSKLLQYLDQAVSHDPQTLEQNIMDKNYMAHLVEVQHERGATGGHTFHTLLSASLPPHRDSAELSRAKVTVETPPGTVKMRAANQIPAIGPEDDLTGMLLQLFPLNVDPRWPSSPPRQLPLALQQALAQELARVRQGHAQPGGVVTRLLQALAALLNSTHGGALVMAMHRSHALSCPLLRQLHQYQRRVPQDVAFSSLFFKAAMQMLTWLESPAVEPGPLQALLKAFAAQYSHKHRLSDVRTGFLHLAEALAYRRDSEVAVRAVIATLKAGERCNAEPELLRKVLQGLVEVKSPYLEELLSLLMTVGMETGAATSTTGPVSMVISLLLQETEERAVKMEVDSSNSEVTKTGSCSGLLVDWLELLDPEVTSVCPDLQQKLLFALNKGKGGQMAPAPSYRPYLLALLTHQSNWTTLHQCISTLLSPQREQRVDPTSALDFLWACSHIPRIWQGRDQKTPQKRTEKFVLRLKPEELISLVDLILSESELNSLSSADSKRSPDQTSCSLIQSRLPLLHSCVHGDLESVKKVSEYLINCTKKWEESVMSKRCQSLLLQIYLHFPEVIQHVTLPEATLNSEGAAEGSTCKLDALVHRLITLLADSGDSKSAESRMSDANLACRKLAVSHPVLLLRHLPMIAALLHGRIHLNFQEFRQQNHLTFFNDVLAILELLQPLVFHTDHQRALQDSLLSFIQVLQNFRKYSRLLSVFISKFVQFIQRYITHDASAAVPYLQKHSDILQGLSSENPDLVQLKSLLAGLTLPVRAGPSESVSDDRDDDSSTGSLPLVSISASAPLTAADMTKYLKKISRGEAIEDVLEVLSEVDEKSRRSPEVIQYFTNDLQRLMSSPEELCRNMAFSLALRCIQNSPCMATEFLPTFMYCLGSGNFDVVQTALRNLPEYVLLCQEHADILLHKAFLVGIYGQIDTSSMISESMKVLHMEATT comes from the exons ATGAATCGCCCAAAGCCGCCAACAATAAGACGACCAAGCACTGCCAAACCTTCAG GCCACCCCCCTCCTGGTGATTTTATAGCTTTGGGATCAAAGAGCCAAGCCGGTGAGCCCAAAGCGCCAGCTGTTCTGCTGAAGCCTGCGTCCACCGGTCTTCCACCTGATCGCAAGAGAGAGACCACCTCGTCGTTGCCATCCTCCTCTGGTCTGTCCAGCCTCTCCAAGCGTCCCAAACTCTCCACTCCTCCGGTCAGTGCCTTGGGACGACTGGCTGATGTTGCTGCTGTTGACAAAAGGGCGATATCTCCTTCTATCAAGGAGCCCTCGGTTGTGCCTATTGAAG TTCCACCCGCAGTCCTCTTGGACGAGATCGAAGCTGCGGAATCTGAGGGTAACGATGACCGCATTGAGGGGGTTCTCTGTGGAGCGGTCAAGCAGCTGAAGATGAACCGTGCAAAACCTGACAGCACACTGTACCTGAGCCTCATGTTCCTGGCCAAAATAAAGCCTAATGTCTTTGCCACCGAGGGGGTCATTGAG GCCCTGTGCAGCCTGCTGCGACGGGATGCCTCCATCAATTTCAAGGCCAAGGGGAACAGCCTGGTGTCTGTGCTGGCCTGCAACCTGCTGATGGCAGCCTATGAGGAGGATGAGAACTGGCCTGAGATTTTTGTTAAG GTATACATCGAGGACTCTCTGGGAGAAAGGATCTGGGTGGACAGTTCTCACTGCAAGAACTTTGTGGACAACATCCAGACAGCCTTCACCACCAAGATGCCCCCGAAGAGCATGTTACTACAGACGGACACAGGACGCTCAGGCGGAGACCTCAGTGCCG GGAgcagcccccacccctccactccAGATGAGGATGACAGCCAGACTGAGCTGCTTATCGCCGAAGAGAAGCTGAGTCCTGAGGATGAGGGACAGGTCATGCCCAG GTATGAGGAGCTGGCAGAGAGCGTGGAGGACTACGTCCTGGATGTCCTGCGGGACCAACTGAACCGCCGGCAGCCGATGGACAACGTGTCAAGGAACCTGCTGCGTCTCCTGACTGCCACGTGCGGCTACAAGGAGGTGCGGCTGATGGCCGTGCAGAGGCTGGAGATGTGGCTGCAGAACCCCAAG ctgacCCGCCCAGCACAGGACCTGCTCATGTCCCTTTGCATGAACTGCAACACCCATGGGACAGAGGACATGGAGGTGGTGTCCAACCTCATCAAGATTCGCCTTAAGCCCAAAGTCCTGCTGAACCACTACATGCTCTGCGTCAG GGAGCTTCTAAATGCGCACAGAGACAACCTGGGCACAATGGTGAAGCTTGTGATTTTCAATGAGCTATCCAACGCCAGGAACCCCAACAACATGCAGGTCCTTCACACCGTGctgcagcacagcccagagCAGGCGCCAAAG TTTCTGGCCATGGTGTTCCAGGATCTTCTGACCAACAAAGATGATTATCTGCGGGCCTCTAGAGCCCTGCTGAGGGAGATCATCAAGCAGACCAAACATGAGATCAACTTCCAGTCCTTCTGCCTGGGTCTCAtgcaggagaggaaggaggcgTCCTATGTGGACATGGAGTTCAAG GAGCGCTTCGTCATCCAGGTGACAGACCTGCTGACCGTCTCCATGATGCTGGGCATCACAGCTCAGGTGAAGGAAGCGGGCATCGCCTGGgacaaaggggaaaagaaaa ATCTGGAAGTGCTGCGGTCCTTTCAGAATCAGATTGCTGCCATACAGAGGGACGCTGTGTGGTGGCTCCACACCGTGGTGCCCACCATCAGCAAAGTGGGGCCCAAAGACTACGTTCACTG CCTCCACAAAGTCCTCTTCACTGAGCAGCCGGAGACCTACTACAAGTGGGATAACTGGCCTCCAGAGAGCGATCGGAA TTTCTTCCTGCGCCTGTGCTCAGAGGTGCCCCTGCTGGAGGACACCCTGATGCGCATCCTGGTCATAGGACTGTCACGCGACCTTCCCCTGGGGCCTGCCGACGCCATGGAGCTGGCAGACCACCTGGTGAAGAGGGCGGCTGGGGTGCAGTCTGACG ACCTGGACGTGTTGAAAGTGGAGAGAATCCAGTTGATCGATGCCGTGCTGAACCTGTGCACCTACCATCACCCAGAGAACATCCAGTTGCCTGCTGG GTATCAGCCTCCAAACCTGGCCATCTCCACGCTGTACTGGAAagcctggctgctgctgctggtggtggctGCCTTCAACCCACAGAAGATCG GTCTGGCTGCCTGGGATGGCTATCCCACGCTGAAGATGCTGATGGAGATGGTCATGACGAA TAACTACTCCTACCCGCCATGTACTGTGGCAGACGAGGAGACCAAGACGGAGATGATCAACCGCGAGCTGCAGATCTCCCAGCGGGAGAAGCAGGAGATCCTGGCCTTCGAAAGCCACCTGGCGGCTGCCTCCACCAAGCAGACCATCACCGAGAACAACAGCTTGCTGCTGTCCCAGCTCACCAGCCTGGACCCGCA GGGCCCCCCTCGCAGACCCCCACCTCACATCCAGGAGCAGGTGAAGAGTCTTAACCAGTCGCTACGCCTGGGTCACCTGCTGTGCCGCAGCCGCAGTCCGGACTTCCTGCTTAACATCATCCAGAGACAG GCCTCTTCTCAGTCAATGCCCTGGTTGGCCGACCTTGTCCAGTCCAGCGAGGGGTCCTTGGACGTGCTGCCCGTGCAGTGCCTGTGTGAATTCTTGCTCCACGATGCCGCAGATGACTCGTCTCCAGTCGAAGacgaggaggagggagagagcaaggagcaaagagcaaagaaaagaCAA agacagcaaaaacaaaggcaGCTCCTTGGACGCCTGCAGGATTTACTCTTGGGTCCTAAAGCAGATGAGCAGACCACATGCGAGGTCCTGGATTACTTCCTGCGACGCCTCAGCTCCTCTCAGGTCGCCTCCAGAGTGCTGGCCATGAAG GGCCTGTCTCTGGTGCTCTCGGAGGGGGGGCTGCGGGACGGCGAGGAGCGGGACCAGCCCATGGAGGAGGACTCCAGAGACGCCGAGCTGCTTCCAGGGTACCAGTGGCTCCTGCAGGACTTACCCAAGCTGCCCCTGTTCGACAGCGTGCGGGGCATGACGTCCAGCGCTCTGCAGCAG GCCATTCACATGGAGACGGATCCTCAGACCATCAGCGCCTACCTCATCTacctctcccagcatgcaccagtGGAGGAGCAGGCTCTTCACAATGACCTTGCTCTG GACGTGGCCCGGCTCATCGTGGAGCGCTCCACCATCATGAACAGCCTGTTCTGCAAACACTCGTGCAGGCCAGAGTCGGACGCCGTGCTCTCCGCCCTCATTGCCATCTTCTCCGCCTACATCCGGAGAATGAGGAAGACCAAGGAGGGGGAGGACCTCTACAGCTGG TCTGAGTCTCAGGACCAGGTGTTTCTGCGCTGGACGACTGGGGAGACTGCCACCATGCACATTCTGGTGGTCCATGCCATGGTCATACTGCTGACCTTGGGCCCACCAAAAG GGGACAGTGATTTTTATAACCTCCTGGACATCTGGTTCCCCGACAAGAAGCCCCTCCCCACAGCCTTCCTTGTGGACACCTCAGAGGAAGCCCTTCTGTTGCCTGATTGGCTGAAGCTGAGGATGATCCGCTCTGAAGTCTCCCGATTGGTGGATGCAG CCTTGCAAGACCTGGAGCCACAGCAGCTCCTGCTGTTTGTCCAGTCATTCGGGATCCCAGTGTCCAGCATGAGCAAACTGCTGCAGTACCTGGACCAGGCCGTGTCCCACGATCCTCAGACCCTGGAGCAGAACATCATGGACAAAA ATTACATGGCTCACCTGGTGGAAGTGCAACACGAGCGGGGCGCCACTGGGGGGCACACTTTCCACACCCTGCTCAGCGCCTCTCTTCCCCCTCACAGAG ATAGTGCAGAACTAAGCCGGGCTAAAGTTACTGTAGAAACACCCCCTGGCACAGTGAAGATGcgagcagccaatcagattccGGCAATCGGGCCTGAGGATGACCTAACTGGAATGCTTCTTCAG CTGTTTCCTCTGAACGTGGACCCTCGCTGGCCCAGCTCTCCGCCCCGGCAGCTCCCCCTGGCCCTGCAGCAGGCCCTGGCTCAGGAGTTGGCCCGCGTCCGGCAGGGACACGCCCAGCCCGGGGGCGTGGTCACCCGCCTCCTGCAGGCCCTGGCGGCTCTGCTGAACTCCACCCACGGGGGCGCCCTCGTCATGGCCATGCACCGCAGCCACgccctctcctgccctctgctGCGTCAGCTCCACCAGTACCAG AGGCGCGTTCCTCAGGACGTGGCCTTCTCCTCGCTCTTCTTCAAGGCTGCCATGCAGATGCTGACATGGCTGGAGAGCCCGGCGGTGGAGCCAGGCCCCCTTCAGGCCCTGCTGAAGGCCTTCGCCGCCCAGTACTCCCACAAGCATCGCCTCAGCGATG TGCGAACTGGCTTCCTTCACCTGGCTGAGGCGCTAGCATACCGGCGTGATTCGGAGGTAGCTGTGAGGGCCGTCATCGCCACCCTGAAAGCTGGAGAGAGGTGCAACGCAGAACCTGAACTCCTTAGGAAAG TGCTGCAGGGCTTGGTGGAAGTGAAGTCCCCTTACCTTGAGGAACTCCTGTCCTTGCTGATGACTGTTGGCATGGAAACGGGAGCCGCCACCTCCACAACAGGCCCCGTATCCATGGTAATCTCTCTGCTGCTTCAGGAAACTGAGGAGAGAGCTGTCAAGATGGAGGTGGATTCCAGCAA CTCTGAGGTGACGAAGACGGGGTCGTGCTCAGGGCTGCTTGTCGATTGGCTGGAGCTGCTTGACCCTGAGGTGACCTCTGTCTGCCCGGACCTACAGCAAAAACTGCTCTTTGCGCTAAACAAG GGAAAGGGAGGCCAGATGGCCCCAGCTCCCTCCTACAGACCCTACCTCCTGGCCTTACTCACCCATCAGTCCAACTGGACCACGCTCCATCAATGCATCAGCACCCTCCTCAGCccgcagagagagcagag GGTGGACCCCACATCCGCTCTGGACTTCCTGTGGGCCTGCAGCCACATCCCTCGTATCTGGCAGGGCCGTGACCAGAAAACCCCGCAG AAGCGCACTGAGAAGTTTGTCCTGCGTCTGAAGCCGGAGGAGCTGATCAGCCTGGTGGATCTCATCCTGTCAGAATCGGAGCTGAACAGCCTCAGCTCAGCCGACAGCAAGAGGAGCCCGGACCAGACCTCCTGCTCCCTCATCCAATCACGGCTGCCCTtgctgcacagctgtgtccaCGGAGACCTGGAAAGTGTGAAGAAAGTGTCAGAGTATCTGATCAACTGCACGAAGAAGTGGGAGGAGAG TGTGATGAGTAAGAGGTGCCAGAGTCTGCTGCTGCAGATCTACCTGCATTTCCCAGAGGTCATCCAGCACGTGACTCTGCCTGAAGCCACCCTGAACAGCGAGGGGGCCGCTGAAGGCAGCACCTGTAAG CTGGACGCCCTGGTACATCGCCTGATCACGCTGCTGGCCGACAGCGGGGACTCCAAATCCGCCGAGAGCCGCATGTCAGACGCCAACCTGGCGTGCAGAAAGCTGGCTGTGTCCCACCCTGTCCTCCTGCTCAG ACACTTGCCCATGATCGCGGCCCTCCTGCACGGACGCATCCACCTGAATTTCCAGGAGTTCCGGCAGCAGAATCACCTCACCTTCTTCAACGACGTGCTCGCCatcctggagctgctgcagcccCTGGTTTTCCATActgaccaccagagggcactgcAGGACTCACTGCTGTCATTCATCCAGGTCCTGCAG AACTTCAGGAAGTATTCCCGGCTGTTGTCCGTCTTCATCAGTAAGTTTGTGCAGTTCATCCAGAGGTACATCACCCATGATGCTAGTGCAGCCGTCCCGTACCTGCAGAAGCACTCCGACATCCTACA GGGACTCTCTTCAGAAAATCCTGATCTGGTGCAGCTAAAGTCTCTGCTGGCCGGCCTGACTCTGCCAGTGAGGGCGGGGCCCTCTGAGAGCGTCTCTGACGACCGAGATG ATGACTCCTCGACAGGGTCACTCCCTCTGGTCAGCATTTCAGCCTCTGCCCCGCTGACCGCCGCCGACATGACCAAGTATCTCAAGAAGATCTCCAGGGGAGAGGCCATCGAAG ATGTCCTGGAAGTTCTCAGTGAGGTTGATGAGAAATCCAGGAGAAGCCCTGAGGTCATCCAGTACTTCACT aaTGATCTCCAGAGACTAATGAGTTCTCCGGAGGAGTTGTGTCGGAACATGGCCTTCAGCCTGGCCCTGCGCTGCATTCAGAACAGCCCCTG cATGGCCACCGAGTTCCTGCCCACGTTCATGTACTGCCTGGGGAGCGGAAACTTCGACGTGGTGCAGACGGCGCTGAGGAACCTCCCCGAATACGTGCTGCTCTGCCAAG aGCATGCTGATATACTGTTGCACAAGGCCTTCCTGGTGGGAATTTACGGTCAGATTGATACCAGCTCCATGATCTCTGAGTCGATGAAAGTCCTCCACATGGAAGCAACAACGTAA